In Rhodopirellula islandica, one DNA window encodes the following:
- a CDS encoding hemolysin D, producing MTTLAESLVSSSSRALTVRRRPDLTASRHHYQGQGYWVVKEPVGLQYFRFHDEEYFILNMLDGHVSLQHIKDGFEQRFAPQKITFGDLQQFIGMLHRSGLVISNSPGQGKSLRERGRKKKNKELMGKMSNVFAVRFRGIDPEKILNRMLPIFGWIFTVPALIFFAGLLLAASLLLATQYQTVYAKLPTFHQFFAADRWIILAATMAIVKVIHEFGHGLSCKKFGGECHEIGFMLLVFTPCLYCNVSDSWMLPNKWKRIWIGAGGIYVEMILASIAAFVWFFSEQGTTINDLCLNMMFLNVVSTILVNGNPLLRFDGYYIMMDYLEIPNLRQKSTEVLKRWFQKTCLGLELQDDPFLPTRNQFMFGLFTIASVIYRWVVVFSIVWFVMQVLEPYGLQALGRILAVIGFSGLVAQPVIQTWKFIRTPGRLSKVKRGPLLTSLAVLGVVVAAVCYIPLPHHIDAAFEIRPSRAGMVYAGVVGRVEQTVPVGTLVSTGDTIALLKNPELEIRFADLQGERKLAQVQLANLKSRRLDDTSAKIQIETQVEMLESIEGLLAKTQEELDRLNVRAKRDGFVLPPPEKKEQDPGDGRLPSWSGTPLQERNRGALLTADDLICEIGSPEAFEAVLIIDQGDRQLVRESQEVDLKLDSRRLETFHGSIEEISKKPLEAASASMSSQTGGSLQTEIDPQTGQIKPRSVSYQARVPIDGIDWPLRPGFRGAAKVHVDPMSLGSRLWRVIIKTFNFDF from the coding sequence ATGACCACTCTGGCTGAATCACTGGTAAGCAGTTCGTCACGTGCACTGACGGTGCGCCGACGTCCTGACTTGACCGCCAGCCGCCACCACTACCAAGGGCAAGGGTATTGGGTGGTCAAAGAGCCGGTGGGATTGCAGTACTTTCGTTTTCATGACGAAGAGTATTTCATCCTGAACATGCTGGATGGTCACGTCAGTCTGCAGCATATCAAAGACGGTTTCGAACAGCGGTTTGCGCCGCAGAAGATCACCTTTGGCGACTTGCAACAGTTCATCGGCATGCTGCACCGCAGCGGTTTGGTGATCAGCAATTCACCCGGTCAAGGAAAGTCGCTTCGCGAGCGTGGGCGAAAGAAAAAGAACAAGGAATTGATGGGGAAGATGTCCAACGTCTTCGCCGTTCGTTTTCGCGGGATTGACCCCGAGAAAATCCTCAATCGGATGTTGCCCATCTTCGGATGGATCTTCACCGTTCCAGCGTTGATCTTCTTTGCTGGGTTGTTGTTGGCGGCATCCTTGTTGCTCGCGACGCAGTACCAGACGGTCTACGCCAAGTTGCCCACGTTCCATCAGTTCTTCGCTGCGGATCGTTGGATCATCTTGGCCGCAACGATGGCGATCGTGAAAGTCATTCACGAATTTGGCCACGGGCTGAGTTGCAAGAAATTCGGCGGTGAGTGTCACGAAATCGGCTTCATGCTGTTGGTCTTCACGCCTTGCCTGTACTGCAACGTGTCTGATTCATGGATGTTGCCGAACAAGTGGAAGCGGATCTGGATCGGTGCCGGCGGGATTTACGTCGAGATGATCTTGGCGTCGATTGCGGCGTTTGTGTGGTTCTTCAGTGAACAGGGAACCACGATCAACGACTTGTGTTTGAACATGATGTTCTTGAACGTCGTCAGCACGATCTTGGTCAACGGCAACCCGCTGCTGCGGTTTGACGGTTACTACATCATGATGGACTACTTGGAAATTCCCAACCTTCGTCAAAAGAGCACGGAAGTGCTGAAGCGTTGGTTCCAAAAGACGTGTTTGGGATTGGAGTTGCAGGACGATCCATTCTTGCCCACTCGCAATCAATTCATGTTTGGGTTGTTCACGATCGCCAGCGTGATTTATCGCTGGGTGGTTGTGTTTTCGATCGTATGGTTCGTGATGCAGGTTCTCGAACCCTATGGCCTGCAGGCACTCGGGCGGATCCTCGCTGTGATCGGGTTCTCCGGTTTGGTCGCTCAACCCGTCATTCAAACGTGGAAATTCATCCGCACACCTGGGAGATTGTCAAAAGTGAAACGCGGACCGTTGTTAACATCGCTCGCCGTGTTGGGCGTGGTCGTCGCCGCGGTGTGCTACATCCCATTGCCGCACCACATTGACGCGGCGTTTGAAATTCGCCCCAGTCGTGCGGGGATGGTTTATGCCGGCGTCGTGGGGCGTGTGGAGCAGACTGTTCCGGTGGGGACCTTGGTCAGCACCGGCGACACGATCGCACTGTTGAAAAACCCCGAGCTCGAAATTCGCTTCGCTGATTTGCAAGGCGAACGCAAGCTCGCTCAAGTGCAACTGGCGAACTTGAAATCGCGACGGCTCGATGACACATCAGCCAAAATCCAGATCGAAACTCAAGTCGAGATGCTGGAATCGATCGAAGGCTTGTTGGCCAAGACACAGGAGGAGTTGGACCGGCTGAACGTACGAGCCAAGCGAGATGGTTTTGTGCTTCCTCCTCCAGAAAAGAAGGAACAAGATCCCGGTGATGGGCGTCTACCAAGTTGGAGTGGGACACCCCTTCAAGAACGCAATCGAGGTGCCTTGCTGACAGCCGACGATTTGATCTGCGAGATTGGATCGCCCGAAGCATTCGAAGCGGTGTTGATCATCGACCAAGGTGATCGGCAACTGGTTCGCGAATCGCAGGAGGTGGATCTGAAGCTTGATTCACGGCGACTGGAAACGTTCCACGGATCGATCGAGGAAATCTCGAAGAAGCCCCTCGAAGCGGCCTCCGCATCCATGTCCAGTCAAACGGGCGGCAGTTTGCAGACCGAAATCGATCCTCAAACCGGACAGATCAAACCTCGCAGTGTTTCGTACCAAGCTCGGGTGCCGATCGATGGGATTGATTGGCCATTGCGGCCTGGTTTTCGCGGTGCGGCCAAGGTTCACGTGGACCCGATGTCGCTTGGATCACGTTTATGGCGAGTGATCATTAAAACTTTCAACTTTGACTTCTGA
- a CDS encoding DUF3467 domain-containing protein yields MEILMADETKTAEAPAAEKAAPAEKAQTQAQAPVQVQVNDDNAIATYANFCRVTGSPEELIIDFGLNPQPIGVPKDPIQVKQRIIVNFFTAKRLLAALQMSVARHESVFGVLETDINKRVRPGLQQQQAPAKS; encoded by the coding sequence TTGGAGATTTTAATGGCAGACGAAACCAAGACGGCTGAAGCCCCCGCCGCAGAAAAAGCCGCTCCCGCTGAGAAGGCACAAACTCAAGCTCAGGCTCCTGTTCAAGTTCAGGTCAACGATGACAATGCCATCGCAACCTACGCGAACTTCTGCCGCGTGACTGGTTCGCCTGAAGAATTGATCATCGATTTCGGCCTGAACCCACAGCCAATCGGTGTGCCAAAGGACCCCATTCAAGTCAAGCAACGCATCATCGTGAACTTCTTCACCGCGAAACGTTTGCTCGCCGCTTTGCAAATGTCGGTCGCTCGTCACGAATCGGTTTTTGGCGTTCTGGAAACGGACATCAACAAACGCGTTCGTCCAGGCCTGCAACAGCAGCAAGCTCCCGCGAAGTCGTAA
- a CDS encoding RecQ family ATP-dependent DNA helicase, producing the protein MALRRRDAVLSSPPFTHRTKDRMSSLASNSNLPIDPESLLPRFGLSQFRAGQRDVVDALASGADCLCVMPTGGGKSLCYQLPSLAREGTTIVVSPLIALMKDQVDTLQRRGIQARLLNSTQSPGQQESVMDEMAAGKLDLIYVAPERLRNGRFLDVVPKANVSLLAVDEAHCVSEWGHDFRPDYSRLGRFRDRYLGGVQTIGLTATATPTVRDDICELLNLKQPRVFVTGFARTNLRFTVTPCNNDVAKQNALRDYLSKQSGAGIIYGATRKRCEEIAEWLPEKTGRKVGVYHAGMHPEERRRVQEAFMKGDLSAIVATNAFGMGIDKSDIRFVVHYNMPGSLEAYYQEAGRAGRDGAMSQCLLLFAYADRQIQEFFIENRYPSRETVKKVYEYLLSREEDPIELTLDQVREAIAVRDGSEAIGTSETLLSKAGALRRLDASSNQAVLRIDSDVPTLLDFLPREAKLKRQVMTAIEKIVGPRRGEDVFVRLSYLATRAGVERVQLTRTLRELTKLKTFDYIPPFRGRAVHIMRRDVPFHQLKIDFEELARRKQAEYEKLDSVIQFARSTSCRQHVILKYFGDPNAENCGKCDHCDPAGECMPKVDPSALAAANVSTAKALGESGSIGALSEQSGIDMVALTTAIRVILSGVTRTHGRLGKNLIAQMLAGSKNKKVTQLRLSRLSTYGMLTGLKQGELTDAMDSLLTVGLLDQKELNERRPTVHMTDLGRQVMNGQVPLPPSLQLKFPLAKKLAKVASKIESGDVAEEEPGDIEPSVATQPASSVTQTPPSEETPQADVSVVAAEPLSSNDAQDLLDQDLSDRIKRFRRKRSAALNVAPHRILSESTIKRLIQTKPANATQLEGVQGISSEFIEAYGSDLLELIANTLAEHEVDCPPEPVASPPSEPVEVVAIEPEPSPDSERLDETAADPSAWRHEYWTWRLCRDGYTLQQVAEIRGEDTKALVEHLIAAARAGQKIDPAWADTPANAKRLRNL; encoded by the coding sequence ATGGCACTGCGTCGCCGGGACGCAGTTCTGTCCAGCCCGCCCTTCACCCACCGAACGAAAGATCGGATGTCGTCTCTCGCATCCAATTCCAATTTGCCCATCGACCCCGAATCGTTGTTGCCGCGATTTGGGTTGAGCCAGTTTCGAGCCGGCCAACGGGACGTGGTCGATGCTCTGGCTTCGGGCGCGGATTGTCTGTGCGTGATGCCAACTGGTGGCGGAAAAAGCCTGTGTTATCAGTTGCCTTCGTTGGCCCGAGAGGGGACCACGATCGTTGTGTCGCCGCTGATCGCTTTGATGAAAGACCAGGTCGACACGCTCCAGCGGCGGGGCATCCAGGCGAGATTGCTCAACAGCACGCAATCACCCGGGCAACAAGAGTCGGTCATGGACGAAATGGCCGCTGGGAAGTTGGACCTGATCTATGTGGCTCCCGAACGTTTGCGGAATGGTCGATTTCTGGATGTGGTTCCCAAAGCCAACGTGAGTCTGTTGGCGGTCGATGAAGCCCACTGTGTGAGCGAGTGGGGCCATGACTTTCGACCGGATTACTCACGTCTGGGGCGATTTCGTGATCGCTACTTGGGCGGCGTCCAGACGATCGGATTGACCGCGACCGCGACACCGACGGTTCGCGATGACATCTGCGAGTTGTTGAACCTGAAGCAACCTCGCGTGTTCGTGACCGGTTTCGCGCGAACGAATCTGCGGTTCACCGTCACGCCCTGCAACAACGATGTCGCCAAACAAAACGCACTGCGGGATTACCTTTCGAAGCAATCGGGAGCGGGCATCATCTATGGCGCGACTCGCAAGCGTTGCGAAGAGATCGCTGAGTGGTTGCCTGAGAAAACCGGACGCAAAGTCGGTGTCTATCACGCCGGCATGCATCCGGAAGAACGCCGCCGCGTGCAAGAGGCGTTCATGAAAGGAGACTTGTCCGCGATTGTGGCGACCAATGCGTTTGGGATGGGCATTGATAAATCGGACATCCGGTTTGTGGTGCACTACAACATGCCGGGTTCGCTGGAGGCCTACTATCAAGAAGCGGGCCGTGCCGGACGGGATGGGGCGATGAGCCAGTGCCTGCTGCTGTTTGCTTACGCCGATCGTCAGATCCAAGAGTTCTTCATCGAGAACCGCTACCCATCCCGAGAAACGGTGAAGAAGGTTTACGAGTACCTGCTTTCTCGAGAAGAAGACCCGATTGAGTTGACGCTGGATCAGGTGCGGGAGGCAATTGCTGTTCGTGACGGCAGTGAAGCGATTGGCACTTCCGAAACGTTGTTGTCCAAAGCCGGTGCTCTCCGACGGTTGGACGCCAGTTCCAATCAAGCGGTGCTGCGAATCGATAGCGATGTGCCAACGCTGCTGGATTTCTTGCCTCGCGAAGCCAAGCTGAAGCGTCAGGTCATGACCGCGATCGAGAAGATCGTGGGGCCTCGTCGCGGGGAAGATGTGTTCGTTCGGTTGAGTTATCTGGCAACTCGAGCGGGTGTGGAACGGGTCCAATTGACCCGCACGTTGCGAGAATTGACCAAGCTGAAGACGTTCGACTACATCCCGCCGTTTCGCGGTCGTGCCGTTCACATCATGCGGCGGGACGTCCCTTTTCATCAGCTGAAAATCGACTTTGAAGAGCTGGCCCGACGCAAGCAAGCTGAATATGAAAAACTGGATTCTGTGATCCAGTTCGCGCGTTCGACGTCCTGTCGCCAGCACGTCATTCTGAAATACTTTGGGGATCCCAACGCGGAGAATTGCGGGAAATGTGACCACTGTGACCCGGCGGGCGAATGCATGCCCAAGGTGGATCCTTCCGCCTTGGCGGCCGCAAATGTGTCGACCGCGAAGGCACTGGGGGAAAGTGGCTCGATCGGCGCGTTGAGCGAGCAGTCTGGGATCGACATGGTCGCCCTGACGACCGCGATTCGCGTGATCCTCAGCGGAGTCACACGAACGCACGGGCGATTGGGAAAGAATCTGATTGCTCAGATGCTGGCTGGATCAAAGAACAAAAAGGTCACGCAGTTGCGACTGAGTCGGCTGAGCACCTACGGCATGCTGACGGGGCTGAAGCAAGGCGAGTTGACCGACGCGATGGACTCTTTGTTGACGGTGGGGTTGCTGGATCAGAAAGAACTGAATGAGCGTCGGCCAACCGTTCACATGACCGACCTGGGACGCCAAGTGATGAACGGTCAGGTTCCGTTGCCGCCGTCGTTGCAGTTGAAATTCCCGCTCGCGAAGAAGTTGGCCAAGGTGGCTAGTAAGATTGAATCTGGTGACGTTGCCGAGGAAGAACCCGGCGATATCGAGCCATCCGTTGCAACTCAGCCTGCTTCTTCAGTGACGCAGACACCGCCCTCGGAAGAGACTCCTCAAGCCGACGTCAGCGTCGTGGCCGCGGAACCTTTGAGCTCGAATGACGCACAGGACTTGCTTGATCAAGATCTCTCGGATCGGATCAAACGGTTTCGACGCAAGCGATCAGCGGCGTTGAATGTGGCGCCACACCGGATCCTTTCCGAATCGACGATCAAACGATTGATCCAGACCAAGCCTGCCAACGCGACTCAGCTGGAAGGCGTGCAGGGGATATCCAGCGAGTTCATCGAGGCATACGGCAGCGATTTGCTCGAGTTGATTGCGAACACGTTGGCGGAGCACGAGGTCGACTGCCCGCCGGAACCCGTTGCTTCGCCACCGAGCGAGCCGGTCGAGGTTGTCGCGATCGAACCCGAGCCCAGTCCGGATTCAGAGCGTCTGGATGAGACAGCGGCTGATCCATCGGCGTGGCGGCATGAATACTGGACCTGGCGATTGTGCCGCGATGGATACACGTTGCAGCAAGTCGCAGAAATTCGCGGCGAGGACACCAAGGCGTTGGTCGAGCATTTGATTGCCGCCGCTCGAGCCGGGCAGAAAATTGATCCTGCTTGGGCGGACACACCGGCGAACGCCAAGCGACTGCGGAATCTGTAG
- a CDS encoding PAS domain-containing hybrid sensor histidine kinase/response regulator → MSSVSEFQTSSTYRALANALPLNLLIKAADGRRVFANDSYLKWRGVTWQELAGKHDEDLFPPELARQYREDDHKVMQTGESLHSVESAKLADDSIGWIERVKTAVHDHDGNLLGVQVLFWDVTAKVEKEKATQFEQSLLTTLLANIPDSIYFKDIDSRFIRVSHAMAMKFGRASVDEVHGRTDADIFTPEHAEGARLDELRVIETGEALVDRVERETWPDREDTWCMTTKMPLRNDAGEIIGTFGISRDITDLKRSEAALHEAVRMADAANRSKSEFLANMSHEIRTPMNALIGMTDLLSQTDLDPDQQDYVQIIQESSDGLLRLINDILDFSKIEARRLELESVPFSLSKTVESTLRSFSLSASQKGLELQCELSPKIPDQLIGDPGRVRQVLTNLVGNAIKFTDHGGVRVQIEVLRQAPAAGGDPKTSANGTESPGRQDTVELRWSVCDTGIGIPPAQQDAVLNPFTQADASTTRRFGGTGLGLSISRQLVELMGGQLQLQSEVGVGTTFSFDLRMPVCPASMRSEVDDEEEDLGGPARQQLAPLHVLVAEDGVTNQHVIAGLLRSLGHKCSIASDGRETLSKWRSEQYDIVLMDMHMPVMDGLEATRAIRQEEWGTDRHTPIIALTAAAMSEDAAACREAGMDSYLTKPIHSRKLRDALAAFQKELPPATDLSQEETLVQSFSPKLLLASEQDSTTINAAHAAFPSAGSTSNAITLSPENIGCLDLDSARSRIPGGTAGVLRLAFVFRTECAQLVDKLSQEIPAGLNDETRRNAHTLKGACGLLGAKQLQAAAERIEEAGRENRVQETPELLANLQRESERVLSAIDELLRQSDKANPPK, encoded by the coding sequence ATGAGTAGTGTCTCCGAGTTTCAAACGTCCTCGACCTACCGCGCTCTCGCCAACGCATTGCCGCTGAACTTGTTGATCAAGGCAGCCGACGGGCGACGCGTCTTTGCCAATGACTCCTACCTGAAATGGCGGGGCGTCACCTGGCAAGAACTGGCGGGCAAACACGACGAAGATTTGTTCCCCCCGGAACTCGCTCGCCAATACCGTGAAGATGACCACAAGGTGATGCAAACGGGTGAGTCGTTGCACAGCGTCGAGTCCGCCAAATTGGCCGACGACTCGATCGGATGGATCGAACGCGTCAAAACCGCCGTTCACGACCACGACGGCAACCTGCTGGGCGTCCAGGTTCTCTTTTGGGATGTGACCGCCAAGGTCGAAAAAGAAAAGGCGACCCAGTTCGAACAGTCGCTGCTGACAACGCTGCTGGCCAACATCCCTGATTCCATCTACTTCAAAGACATTGACAGTCGCTTCATCCGTGTCAGTCACGCGATGGCAATGAAATTCGGACGAGCCAGCGTGGATGAGGTTCATGGCCGAACCGACGCCGATATTTTCACGCCGGAACACGCCGAGGGCGCCCGCCTGGATGAACTGCGTGTGATCGAAACAGGTGAAGCACTCGTTGACCGAGTCGAACGCGAAACCTGGCCAGATCGAGAAGACACGTGGTGCATGACCACCAAGATGCCGCTGCGGAATGACGCGGGCGAAATCATCGGGACGTTTGGAATTTCTCGCGACATCACCGACCTCAAACGCTCCGAAGCGGCACTGCACGAAGCCGTCCGAATGGCCGACGCCGCCAACCGATCCAAGAGCGAATTCCTGGCCAACATGAGCCATGAGATCCGCACGCCAATGAATGCGTTGATCGGCATGACGGACTTGCTCTCACAAACCGACCTCGATCCCGATCAACAGGACTATGTCCAGATCATTCAGGAATCCTCCGACGGATTGCTCCGGCTGATCAATGACATCCTCGATTTCTCAAAAATCGAAGCCCGGCGACTCGAACTGGAATCGGTTCCGTTTTCACTCAGCAAGACCGTTGAATCGACGCTTCGGTCGTTTTCACTCAGCGCCTCTCAGAAAGGATTGGAATTGCAGTGCGAACTCTCGCCCAAAATCCCTGATCAGTTGATCGGGGATCCAGGACGAGTCCGCCAGGTGCTCACCAATCTGGTCGGCAACGCGATCAAGTTCACCGATCACGGCGGCGTTCGCGTGCAAATCGAAGTCCTCCGCCAAGCCCCTGCTGCGGGTGGTGATCCCAAAACGTCTGCCAATGGCACCGAGTCGCCCGGTCGCCAAGACACGGTCGAACTACGCTGGAGTGTTTGCGACACCGGCATTGGAATCCCGCCCGCTCAGCAGGATGCGGTTCTCAATCCATTCACCCAAGCTGACGCGTCCACGACTCGTCGCTTCGGCGGAACCGGCTTGGGACTGAGCATCAGTCGCCAGCTCGTGGAGTTGATGGGCGGCCAACTGCAATTGCAAAGTGAAGTCGGCGTTGGCACGACGTTCTCATTCGATCTCAGAATGCCCGTGTGCCCGGCCTCGATGCGGAGCGAAGTGGACGACGAAGAAGAAGATTTGGGCGGCCCCGCCCGCCAACAACTCGCGCCGCTGCACGTCCTTGTCGCGGAAGACGGAGTCACCAACCAACACGTGATCGCCGGGTTGCTGCGTTCGCTCGGCCACAAGTGTTCGATCGCCAGCGACGGGCGGGAAACGTTGTCGAAGTGGCGATCCGAACAATACGACATCGTCTTGATGGACATGCACATGCCCGTCATGGACGGACTCGAAGCCACACGTGCAATCCGCCAAGAGGAATGGGGCACCGACCGACACACGCCCATCATTGCACTCACCGCGGCGGCAATGAGCGAAGACGCCGCTGCCTGCCGCGAAGCAGGCATGGACAGCTACCTCACCAAACCGATCCACAGCCGAAAACTGCGGGACGCCTTGGCGGCCTTTCAGAAAGAACTGCCTCCGGCGACAGATCTGTCACAGGAAGAAACGCTGGTGCAATCGTTCTCGCCCAAACTGCTGCTGGCGAGCGAACAAGATTCGACCACGATCAATGCCGCTCACGCCGCGTTTCCCTCCGCAGGATCCACCTCCAATGCGATCACGCTGTCACCCGAAAACATCGGGTGCCTGGACCTCGATTCGGCACGCTCCCGCATCCCCGGCGGAACGGCCGGCGTGTTGAGACTGGCGTTCGTCTTTCGAACCGAGTGCGCTCAGTTGGTGGACAAGCTTTCCCAAGAGATCCCCGCCGGACTCAACGATGAAACTCGCCGGAACGCTCATACGCTGAAGGGAGCCTGCGGTTTGCTCGGCGCAAAACAATTGCAAGCAGCCGCCGAACGAATCGAGGAAGCCGGCCGAGAAAATCGAGTGCAAGAGACCCCGGAACTGCTCGCCAATTTGCAACGCGAATCGGAACGCGTGCTCAGCGCCATCGATGAACTGCTCCGCCAATCGGACAAAGCTAATCCACCCAAATGA
- a CDS encoding ATP-binding response regulator encodes MAKILLVEDSATQAVEMTMLLQAANHEVVHVANGQLGLTHLKTQAPDLVITDLEMPEINGLQLVENMRANFSHIPSILVTSHGSEELAAEALRRGAAGYVPKTRMSDLLNDTIVDVLGVIRSDASYAKLISTLKKNVFVFDLPSDPELISPLVGLLMQVSAGMELLPSIEMVRLGVAVEHALTNAMLHGNLEVPRDQQPSHGQVAREGLINDAMKRRLSQEPYKSRLTHVEATASEHAIRIVISDQGPGFDTSHVPQAGELDASSLAASADGVGQGDKQGLLLIASFVDQMWFNDTGNQITLVKRCGAE; translated from the coding sequence ATGGCCAAGATCTTACTCGTCGAGGACAGTGCAACCCAGGCGGTCGAAATGACGATGCTGCTTCAGGCAGCCAACCACGAAGTCGTTCACGTGGCCAATGGACAACTCGGGCTCACGCATCTCAAGACTCAAGCTCCCGACTTGGTCATCACCGACTTGGAAATGCCCGAAATCAATGGACTTCAGCTGGTCGAGAACATGCGAGCCAACTTCTCGCACATCCCCAGCATTTTGGTCACCAGCCACGGCAGCGAAGAACTGGCGGCCGAAGCCCTGCGTCGCGGGGCCGCCGGTTACGTCCCGAAAACCCGGATGTCCGATTTACTCAACGACACCATCGTCGATGTGCTGGGGGTCATCCGCAGCGACGCGTCCTACGCGAAACTGATTTCGACGTTGAAAAAGAACGTCTTCGTGTTTGACCTGCCATCCGATCCCGAATTGATCTCGCCGTTGGTGGGCTTGCTGATGCAGGTCAGCGCGGGGATGGAACTGCTACCCAGCATCGAAATGGTGCGACTGGGCGTCGCCGTGGAACACGCTTTGACCAACGCCATGCTGCATGGCAACTTGGAAGTTCCTCGTGACCAACAACCATCCCATGGTCAAGTTGCTCGCGAAGGCCTGATCAACGACGCGATGAAAAGACGGTTGTCGCAGGAACCCTACAAAAGTCGGCTGACTCACGTGGAAGCCACCGCATCCGAACACGCCATTCGCATCGTCATCTCCGACCAAGGCCCTGGGTTCGACACCTCCCACGTGCCGCAAGCCGGTGAACTCGATGCCAGTTCCCTCGCGGCCAGCGCCGACGGGGTGGGACAAGGCGACAAACAGGGCCTGCTGTTGATCGCCAGCTTCGTGGACCAAATGTGGTTCAACGACACGGGCAATCAAATCACACTCGTTAAACGATGCGGTGCAGAGTGA
- a CDS encoding lactate racemase domain-containing protein, with product MTLYYSSGSETTSLTTEDLRDALKQTLEAIKRPERVLLLPPDATRLFSRAGELTVLCHELLGDRVKDIMPALGTHTPMKPHQLDHMFPGVPHELFRPHRWREDVVELGQVPAEYVSEVTGGVYTQSWPAQVNRMLRDGGHDLIFSLGQVVPHEVIGMANYNKNVFVGTGGVAGINESHYLSAMVGIDETLGIADTPLRKILNYASDHFCDDMPLLYALTVIQQMKDGTKHTRGLYIGDDHETFFRAAELARKVNITHLPKAPKHVVAYLDPDEFKSTWLGNKAIYRTRKAIATGGRLTVIGPAVEEFGEDPRIDQLIRKYGYRTKAEVMQLVAENEDLAGDPSAAAHLVHGSPENRFEVVYAAGKLSDEEIASVGFTPGDLEALMNRYDVHSLQDGFHTDVDGSEFYFVQNPALGLWEAPLN from the coding sequence ATGACCCTCTACTATTCTTCCGGATCGGAAACCACTTCGCTGACGACAGAGGATCTTCGTGACGCTCTGAAGCAGACGTTGGAAGCAATCAAGCGGCCCGAACGCGTGCTGTTGTTGCCTCCCGACGCAACGCGATTGTTCAGCCGGGCGGGGGAACTGACGGTGCTGTGTCATGAATTGTTGGGCGACCGGGTCAAGGACATCATGCCCGCCCTCGGCACACACACGCCGATGAAGCCGCACCAATTGGATCACATGTTTCCCGGCGTGCCTCACGAGTTGTTCCGCCCGCACCGTTGGCGAGAGGACGTGGTGGAGCTAGGCCAAGTGCCAGCGGAATACGTCAGCGAAGTCACTGGTGGCGTTTACACCCAAAGCTGGCCCGCGCAAGTCAATCGCATGTTGCGAGATGGAGGTCACGATTTGATCTTTTCGTTGGGGCAAGTCGTTCCCCATGAAGTCATTGGGATGGCGAACTACAACAAGAACGTGTTCGTTGGCACCGGCGGCGTTGCAGGCATCAACGAAAGTCACTACCTCAGCGCGATGGTTGGGATTGATGAGACGCTGGGAATCGCCGACACGCCTCTGCGAAAGATTTTGAACTACGCCTCGGACCATTTCTGCGATGACATGCCGCTGCTGTACGCGTTGACCGTGATCCAGCAAATGAAGGACGGGACCAAGCACACGCGAGGTCTGTACATCGGCGACGATCACGAGACGTTCTTCCGGGCAGCCGAGTTGGCTCGCAAGGTCAACATCACGCATCTGCCGAAGGCACCCAAGCATGTCGTCGCCTACTTGGACCCAGACGAATTCAAAAGCACTTGGTTAGGCAACAAGGCGATCTATCGGACACGCAAAGCGATCGCGACGGGGGGGCGGTTGACGGTCATTGGTCCCGCCGTGGAAGAGTTCGGCGAAGACCCTCGCATCGACCAGCTGATTCGCAAGTACGGCTATCGCACCAAAGCCGAGGTGATGCAGTTAGTGGCCGAAAACGAAGATTTGGCCGGCGATCCCTCCGCAGCGGCTCACCTGGTTCACGGCTCACCGGAGAATCGATTCGAAGTCGTTTACGCGGCTGGAAAACTGAGCGATGAAGAGATCGCCTCGGTCGGGTTCACTCCGGGTGACCTGGAGGCGTTGATGAATCGCTACGACGTTCACTCGTTGCAGGATGGTTTCCACACGGACGTCGATGGATCCGAGTTTTACTTCGTGCAGAATCCCGCGTTGGGATTGTGGGAAGCCCCGCTGAACTGA